From Hymenobacter sediminicola:
GGTGCATATGGTCGGTGGTACGGTCGACGTGCACGGGCAGGCCAGCCGCGTGCAGTTGGCGCACATCGGAGCCTCGGTCAAAGAGCTTGTCGTTATCGGTAAGCAGGCGTACCCGCACCCCGCGTTTGTGCGCGGCCAGTACAGCGTCGGTCAATCGGTCATCAGCAATTGTGAACACACAGATATCGAGGGTATGCGCGGCCTCGCCTAAAAAGCGCCGGATGGCGGCCACGCAGTCGTCGTTGGGGCTGAAGAACACCTCGGAACGGGCGGCGCGAGCCGGTGGGCCAGCCGGAGGCAACAGCAAGGCACTGGCTGCTTCCAGCCATTCTATCACGGCCTTGTCCTGAAAACTGTTGAATCGGTCACGAGCCATCCCAAACAGGCGGTGGCGCAACTCGTGCAGGCCTTCGCCATGCTGGCCATGCTCTGCCAGCCGCTGGCGCAACAGGCGGGCTTCATCCAGCGAGAGAGTAGAATCAGCGAAGGCGCGTTTGAAGTGATGCAGCAGGTCGGTGGTATCGGCGGGTGGTCGGTTCATGCTGGCTAAGATAAAGAAAGCGCCAGTGAACTGACGAGCTCCGGAGCTATGGCCTCAGCCACCAGCTGCTGGCCTGCCAGCAGCGCATCGGCGTAGGGCTGGTGCAACACGCGCAATGGCGGCTCGTTGGGCCGTAGCACAGCATCCCAAAGACCTGAGCGGTGCCATTCCTGGTCCAGGAAATCCCAGTCTGGCCGGTCGAGGATGGGGTAGAGGCACACGCCCCACAGCGGCACGCCTTGGCGCAGGGCTTCGGCAGATTCTTCAGCTACCATGCGCATCCAGTGTGGCCGGTCGAGGCCGGGGTGGCTGGTTTCGCTCACCACAATCGGGCGGCCGTACCGTTCGTAGGCCTGGCGTAGCAGGTGGTGTAGTGGGCGCCAGCGCGGGTCGTAGGGCTCGTTCACCCAAGGCAGGCGGTGGTGTGTGTGAATTTCCCACTGGTTGTTGTAGTAGTAGTTCACCCCCATGATGTCGAAAAACTCCGGCCGGCCACCCAGCTCGGGGCAGAGCCGGCCGCAGAGCATATCCACACTCTGATACTGGTTATCGGTCCATTCGCGGGCCTGTTTTTTCTGGGCCTTGGTGGCGTTCAGCGGCGGCACGATATGGATGAGGGGCTCGGTGGTCAGAATACGGATGTTCGGGTCCAGCTCGCGCATGGCTGCTACGCCCTCGATGTAGGCGCGCATCAGTCCGTACTTCACCTCCCAGCCCTGCCCCACGCAATAGGGCGAAGTCCCGCGCGCGTCGCCGCCCAGCCAGCTCATAAAGCTTACCTCGTTAATAGGGGTTACAATCAACTCGCCCTCGGGGCGTATTTCCCGGTACATGAGCACGAAAGCCCGGCACAGCGCCGCAAACCGGCGCGCAAACAGCGGGTGTAGCGGTGTTAGGTCGTCGGGGTAGCCGAAGTGGCACAGGTCCCAGACCTGCTGAATGCCGTGGTGCTGACCGGCAGCCAGCATGGTGCGCACCGTAGTCCAGTCGTACTGATAAGGCGCTTTTTCGATCTGGCTCCAGCGGATACCTTCGCGCACGGTGCCTAGGCTATACTGCTGGAGTCCTTGGTAATCGTCGTCGAGGAGTTGCAAGTGGCCTGTCAGCGGCAAAAAATCAACCCGGTTGCCGAAGCAGTTGAGCTGGTCGGTACACTCATAGCCGGCCATCCAGAACGATTGAAACGGGTTAGAGCGGGTAGCAACAGGGACCATAAACGCAGATATTGGTGAACAAAAAAGCACAGTAGTGCGGCCCCATCGGCGCCGCACTACTGTGCCGTGTACCGCCAAACTGCACCTTAGGTTAAGGTGGAGCTTGCCGCGCTGGTCAGATTTGGGGCGAAATGGGAGGTTGCAGAGCCGTTTCGCGCTGCTTGCCGGCCAGTCCTTTGGCCTCGATAAAAATGCGCTTGAACTCCGGATGCTTGGCCCGGATGGCATCCTGCAACTCATCTACAGCGTGCTCCACTTCTACCGCCGACAAGTGGTCATGAAACTCCACGTCAAGCGCCAGCACCACATCCTGCGGGCCCATGTACATGGTGAGCGGGCGGCGCACCTGCTCTACACCGCGCTGCTGCCGCGCAATAACTTCCAGCGAGTCGAGGGTTTCGTCGTCCACCCCTTCGCCTACCAGCAGCCCTTTGGTCTTGTAAATCAGAAAAATAGCTACCGATACCAGCAGTATGCCAATGCAGATGGAGGCGCCGCCATCGAAGTACGGATTGTTGAGCGCATGCCCGAAGTACACGCCGGCCAGCGCTATGCCCAGGCCTAAAAGTGCGGCCAGGTCTTCCATGAGAATTGCGAAAACCGAAGGGTCTTTGCTGCGGCTCAGTGTAACCCAGAAGCCCAAGTCGCCACGGCCTTTGTTGAATTCGCGGAAGGCCAGGAAGCAGGAAATTCCTTCGAATATCAGCGAGAGGCCCAGTACCCAATAGTTCCAGGTGGGGTCGGTGATGGGAGCTGGGTGTTTGAGGTGCTCAATGCCTTCGTAGAACGACATGCCGCCACCGACCGAAAACACCAGCACGGCCACAATCAGGGACCAGAAATACAGCTCCTTGCTGCGCCCGAAGGGGTGGCGGGCATCAGCGGGATTCTCGGACTGCTTCACGCCGTAGAGAATCAGCAGGCCATTGCCACTGTCCACGAGCGAGTGAATGCCTTCGGAAAGCATAGCTGAGCTGCCCGTGAAGAAAGCGGCTACAAACTTGGAAGCGGCAATAGCAATATTGGCCCCAATGGCCCCGTAGATGGCAATTTTGGATGAACCGGCGGACATAAAGAAGACGAACGTGTGCCACTCGTACGCGCCCCGGGTTCCGGGGGTTGGCAAAGCCGGACGAAGGCCAACTAGCTAGCGGGCAGTACAGCCGAAAAAGCATCTGGGCCTACGGAAAGCAGAAGTAAGGCCCGAATCTGAACATTCGGTATTTCTACGACTTTTACAGCTCTAGCTCTCTGTATGGCCCACCTCGACTCCGCCGATTCTTCTGCCACCACCGCTCCATTGCGCCGCCGTTTGGGGCTGGTGCAAGCCACGGCGCTCAACATGATAGACATGGTGGGCATTGGGCCCTTCGTGACGCTGCCGCTGGTCATGGGCTTTATGGGGCCGAATTTCCTGCTGGCTTGGGTGGTAGGAGCTGCTCTGAGCTTGTTCGATGGCCTAATCTGGAGCGAGCTGGGAGCCGCGCACCCGGAAGCCGGCGGCTCCTACCGCTTCCTCAAGCTGGCTTACGGCGAGCATACCTGGGGCCGGCTGCTGTCGTTTCTGTATGTGTGGCAAACGCTGGTGCAGGCGCCACTGGTGGTGGCTTCGGGCGCCATTGGGTTTGCGCAGTACTTCGGCTACCTCGTGCCCCT
This genomic window contains:
- a CDS encoding amine oxidase, whose translation is MVPVATRSNPFQSFWMAGYECTDQLNCFGNRVDFLPLTGHLQLLDDDYQGLQQYSLGTVREGIRWSQIEKAPYQYDWTTVRTMLAAGQHHGIQQVWDLCHFGYPDDLTPLHPLFARRFAALCRAFVLMYREIRPEGELIVTPINEVSFMSWLGGDARGTSPYCVGQGWEVKYGLMRAYIEGVAAMRELDPNIRILTTEPLIHIVPPLNATKAQKKQAREWTDNQYQSVDMLCGRLCPELGGRPEFFDIMGVNYYYNNQWEIHTHHRLPWVNEPYDPRWRPLHHLLRQAYERYGRPIVVSETSHPGLDRPHWMRMVAEESAEALRQGVPLWGVCLYPILDRPDWDFLDQEWHRSGLWDAVLRPNEPPLRVLHQPYADALLAGQQLVAEAIAPELVSSLALSLS
- a CDS encoding cation diffusion facilitator family transporter, coding for MSAGSSKIAIYGAIGANIAIAASKFVAAFFTGSSAMLSEGIHSLVDSGNGLLILYGVKQSENPADARHPFGRSKELYFWSLIVAVLVFSVGGGMSFYEGIEHLKHPAPITDPTWNYWVLGLSLIFEGISCFLAFREFNKGRGDLGFWVTLSRSKDPSVFAILMEDLAALLGLGIALAGVYFGHALNNPYFDGGASICIGILLVSVAIFLIYKTKGLLVGEGVDDETLDSLEVIARQQRGVEQVRRPLTMYMGPQDVVLALDVEFHDHLSAVEVEHAVDELQDAIRAKHPEFKRIFIEAKGLAGKQRETALQPPISPQI
- a CDS encoding phospholipase D-like domain-containing protein gives rise to the protein MNRPPADTTDLLHHFKRAFADSTLSLDEARLLRQRLAEHGQHGEGLHELRHRLFGMARDRFNSFQDKAVIEWLEAASALLLPPAGPPARAARSEVFFSPNDDCVAAIRRFLGEAAHTLDICVFTIADDRLTDAVLAAHKRGVRVRLLTDNDKLFDRGSDVRQLHAAGLPVHVDRTTDHMHHKFAVADSRTVLTGSYNWTRSAAELNLENLLITEDEAIVRRYNQEFGRLWDSLEPFGG